Part of the Fusarium musae strain F31 chromosome 3, whole genome shotgun sequence genome, TGTAATAATCATGTTAAGGGGCAGCAGGTAACTTGGGATGTTGTCTTGCTTCGCAATAGTTCTATCTCCAAGAAACTGCTGTAGGTACATCAATCTTCTGGGTGACGCTCCAATTGACCTTACGAGGGAGGTCCTGCTGTTGCACAAACCCCACTGCAGGTACTGACTTGCGCACCACCGGTCTAGTCATTAAATGCAATGGTGTGCAAAAAAGACAAAGCTAAAGACAAATTTCCCTGGCCCCAGTGCTAGAAAATACCCTTCATTCGTCGAACTATTCCATACGTCGGCCTGTCTGGCGAGCATCGAGATGTCTTCTCTCTGTATCCTACCTCGCGCGGCCTTGTTATACGACTTTTCCTGCAGATTAACTTCAAGGCAAGATGGCCGAGCGGTCTAAGGCGCTGTGTTCAGGTTCAATTCGAACTAGTAACGATTCGCAGTCTCGAAAGGGGCCTGGGTTCGAATCCCAGTCTTGTCATTTTTGTAGTTCCTCACTAGGTACTGACAGAACCCTTCTTTTTATTGTTCGTCCGCGCAATGGATAGAACTGCTAGCTTCTATTCTTTTACTCCTTGACGGTCATGATTTACCGGGTCTTGATGAAGTGGCATCGTGTTCTTATGACACAGGTCATTGTCGCTCCGTGCCCAATTGCTGCGACAAGTTGAGAAAAGCCTTTCATTCAAACATATCTTCTTGTCGTGGCCGTCTATAGTCTTCTGGATGGCAGCTTCTAAGAGACTAGTGTtctaatttatatatcttgTCTTCGGATGTAAGTTTTGTTATATTGTTGCTTCAAACGAGAGGAGTGATGATGCTGCCTTGTAATCTAGTGCTTTCACTATTGCCTCTGATTTCACAGTAATTCTGTACTCAAAATCTCCTCAATTTCAGAAAACGAAAAGAGCTTCCTGTTCATTCTTGGCTGACCGCTGCACTCTTGTGCGTTCGAGGCAGGTTGTAGTGCATGGAGAGGACGACTCTATCCGGAACTCTTAACATCCGAAAGCAAAGCATCCTCGGTTACTCACGAGATGCCTTGGTGTATAGGACATGAAGTAGCATCCAGTATGTTTCAAATGTCACCTCTCTGGCTATTCCAAGGCGGTTATGCTCGGGCCAAGGCTCttcgagatgttgaaggtAGCATCGATATTGGTTGAGATGCTGAAAACGTATGATGTTCAACCTTCGGGAAACAACTTCCAGAGATCCAACTCAATAAAACGCGGAGATGAGTGAAACAACTGTTTCGTCATAAACATGTGAAGTCGTCGATGCATCTCAAAACGGCACTCAGGACTTATAAAGACCCAGACTGGCCAGATTCAGCAGGTCGGATAGTCCCACGGCAAGCAAACCGACCAATGATACAACACCCCCTCAAACAGTGCAATAAAAGTCATGCGATTATAGATGCTAGACGCGGGGAAGTTGTAAGATTTAGTGTAGCATCACATAGAGCCTCGTAAGTTTAGGGTACCGTCTGGAAATGCACCACCGGTCTGGGGAAACTCGAGGCGAGAATATCCCGGATCCGGAGATGTAAATGAGAGTGAGGGTGAAGTGTTGGGCTTCCATCAGATGGTTCTAGAGTTTGGGGGTGAGGCAACTGACGTAGACAGGTGCTGTCACAAGACTGAGCCTATCGGTGGGCGCCGTGGCTGAGAATCACACCGTTTTTCGAGGTCTTGGCAGTTTAGCTTTTACACGATAAACACTTCATATTTCAGCTGTGAAACTTGTAAATGAGTCGATATAGCACTCTAGAAACAGTTATGGTATTTTCAGAATTGTATCACAACGGCATTACAATTGCGCCGAAAGCTACGGAGTATTTCTCCAGAGTTTCGAGTCTGGGGGCCCCGATAATGCCCGACATGGGTGGCCCGGCTCTTGTCATTGTCACGGCACACCAAATGGTGATCATCGAACCACCGGCAGTCATAACGTGTGATGCTGTAGAGCCAAGGACGGAAAACCAGAGAATTAGCATTTGATCGATAATTATATAATGGTCATTCATTTCCAGTTCAGtaactcatcatcagcacTCACAATTGAGAACACGACCAACCAAGACACTCTACAATCGAAGCTTATATCACATCACTACAACAAAACAACCTCAATCAAGCATAATAACCATCAAAATGCTTCCCGCTGCCACTTCCGCCCACATCGCTCCCAAGTCAGTATCTCCACCTCAACCAATCTCCTATTTTTGTACTAAAAGAAGCATCAAGGGTCCTCCCCATCGTCTTGACCGTTGGAGGCGCTACAGTTGCAGGCCGCTCGCTGAGCCGTCAATACAACAGGGAGACAATTCGGGCGCAACCTACACCACgaactcaacctcaacctcgatcGAGATATTTCGAGCTGGTTCTTGAGTCTGTTTTTgcataaatacttttttactttgcTGGACAAAGGGAATGAATGATTCATGATGGGCGGCGCATTTAATTGAGGCATATTTATTACAGCCATTTGGAGTTTTTTGCTTTAcgaataaatacttattccACATCTTTACCTTGTACCCAAGTGACCATGCCCCTCGAATCTTTGTTAGAGCCTTGTAGATCGCATTCTGATCTGTACGCCGAATGACAACAGTCGTCGGCGAACATTGAAGGTCAGTACAAGTTTGCCGAAGTTGTTAAGCTTATTCCTCCTGATTATTCCCCGAGATAACAACGGCCGCCAACCTCTCCATTTCCACCACTTAGCTCATTACTACTCCGTAAGCTGTACAATTCCATCTTTTAGTTGAATCCTACCGTTCGAATTCCCAGCATGAGCCCAGTCTTACTCCATCACGCCAAGCCGGTTTACGGAGAGCGTTTGAGCTAATGTCGGCTTCATGCTTCCCTACTGAGTAATTGAGCGACGATCACGTGCAGGCCATGAAGCTATAGATACACCTGTAAACTGCGATACTACTCATGCGCTCTTTTTCTCATCGTGCCTTTTCTCGCGGCAAGAATCATGCTCAACTATGCTACGCTCGCGGCTACGCTCTGGCTGGCTTGTCCGGCCTCAGCGAGCTATGCCTTCTACGTTGGCAAGAACCTCACTCAAGATGGGAGCGTTATTGTTGGAGGCACTGGAGAGGAAGTATCTAGCCATTGGCTTCAGATCTTCCCAGCGCGTGACCATCCTCCTAATTCGACAATTACTGTTGGTGTCACCAAAGATGCTGTGTACCCTGGAGAGCTCATTCAAATTCCGCAAGTGAACCATACGTTTCGATACATGAGTATGGAGTACTCTGACTTTGAGGGCTTTCCTGCGCCATTGACTAATGGCGGTTTGAATGAGAAGGGCGTGACGGTTCGTGATGTCTGGGCCGATAACCGGGATGAATTGCTAGAGATGACCCCGAATCCTCAGCGCGGTGTGCAGTACAGCGACTTTGCCCGCATTGTCATGGAGAGAGCGAGCAGCGCTCGTGAGGGTGTTGAAATCATTGGAGACTTGATGGCGAAGTACGGTGAAGCAACCTATGGTGGCAACTCTCACCTTATTGCTGATAAGGATGAGGGATGGGTTGTTTGGGAGATGGCTGGCGGCAAGAAGCTCTGGGCTGCTCAGCGTCTTGGTCCGAATGATGTCAAGGTCCTTTACCCTGGATACATCGAAGATTTTCCTACCGACTTCAAGAACGACCCAGACTATGCTGGCTCTGATAACATTGTGTCATTCGCTGTTGAGCAGGGCTGGTGGAACAAGACATCCGGCAAACCTTTCAACATCTTTGACGTGTATGgtcctcaagatcctcgaTACAAGGCTCGTGACGGAGGCTACAAATTCATGTCGCAGGCTGCTCTGGAGAACGCTACTCTTGCGATGGTTCCTGTGACTgaagccaagatgatggagagagTACGGGATCCTCGCATTGcggatgatgaagctggctaCGGTCAAGTCGTCAGTCTTCATGATGGAATCGATCGGGATATGCTACGAATTTGGAACGCCCCCGCCACTTCTGTCGCTGCACCCTTCGTTCCATGGTGGCTGGGCGTCCAGTCCGTTCCCCCAGAGTTCGGCGAACATCGATATTTGACGACCGGCGCGTCAAGCAGCTTCCTCAACCCAGACTATCAACTACAAGAGGCTTCCGAGTTTGCTGGCCGCATCTTCAAGCGTGTATTGTACTATATGTGCTCAGACCCCAACAAATACCATCCTATCGTGACAGAGATGTTTGAGAGTTTCGAGAGCGCATCTCGGGTCCAGGTCGAAGGTTGGGTGGAAAAGACAGCATTGACTATGATCAAGCAGGGAGAGCGAAAGGCGGCTCAGAGTTTACTGACGTATTACTCTCATACTCGCGCAGCTGAGGCTCTTGAAGTTGGACATACGCTGAACAATGCTTTGGACGGGCATATCAAGTTGACAGGAAAGTGGCGTGGACCCAAGGGTGATCAGATCAATGATAGTGGTGAGGGCAACGAGACGGTCAACTGTCTTGTCGGGTTTGACCCAGATAAGCCTAGATATCTCCAAGGCAACAACTAGATGCTCGGAAATAAGTAGTCAGATGGAAACAAGTCTTCCGCCTACAAATGCCTCAGCTCAGCCTATCTCGAGTAAAGCAAATCGCAAATCCAGTGTAACCGGCAAAAGTGGATCTGTTCCGCCTGCACCACGCCGCATCACCGACCTATCGACCCGCTCCGTATGCATGAAATCGGTGGTTAGTCCCCCCGAGCTCCCCGATATCACCAAAGCTCCCTTCTCGGAAAGCATATCATGCGTGGTCTCGGACCTCGGAAGCCGCCCCGGATTATATAAACCCCGCAGAACCTAGCCTAGTCCcaacttccccagattcGGAACGTGCCAACCAGACGCCAAACATTACTCTTTCAGCTTAGATGGAGTCGGAATTGACGACGCGGCCTGCCAAGATGTCGAAACGAAGCTGGTCTGAAGCCGAGAATGGCGAGACTCAGTTCCCGCCGCAGATCTCGAGGAAGGTCAAGGCTTGTACGGCGTGTCGAAGACAGAAGGTATGGCGTTCAAGTGGTGTGATGGAgtgttgctgatgatgagtagATCAAGTGTctgattgatgagaatggacCGCCTTGCCGACGATGTGCGGAGAAGGGGCTTGGCTGTGTATTGGGGAAGAATCTACAGACAATTCTGGATGAGAAGTCACAGTACAGTAACTCCCCTCTTCAGCACTTCACCTTACTAATAGTCTTCAGATTCACTCAAGATGTGGTTTCAGATCTCGAGCAGATGCACAATTTCCTCAAAGAAGTCGCTGGTAGACTGGACCTGATCTTACCACCACTCCGCTCATTCTCCGGATCAGCAGAGGGACCAAAAGATGAATCACCAAGCCTGTCAAACAAGGGCCATCACGTTCCCTCACGCGACAACTCACCAAAGCTCATGccagaagacgatgatgttcCCTACGCGCCTATTCACTCACTATATACCCTCACAAAACTACGCGCTCTTCGGTCTCCAGACGATATGAATTCGCAGCAGAATCCTGGCATGGAAGATGTGATAACAAAACGTCTCATATCCTTAGCCGACGCAGAAcgactatttaacttttacagAAAACGTCTGGATCCAT contains:
- a CDS encoding hypothetical protein (EggNog:ENOG41~MEROPS:MER0016508), which encodes MLNYATLAATLWLACPASASYAFYVGKNLTQDGSVIVGGTGEEVSSHWLQIFPARDHPPNSTITVGVTKDAVYPGELIQIPQVNHTFRYMSMEYSDFEGFPAPLTNGGLNEKGVTVRDVWADNRDELLEMTPNPQRGVQYSDFARIVMERASSAREGVEIIGDLMAKYGEATYGGNSHLIADKDEGWVVWEMAGGKKLWAAQRLGPNDVKVLYPGYIEDFPTDFKNDPDYAGSDNIVSFAVEQGWWNKTSGKPFNIFDVYGPQDPRYKARDGGYKFMSQAALENATLAMVPVTEAKMMERVRDPRIADDEAGYGQVVSLHDGIDRDMLRIWNAPATSVAAPFVPWWLGVQSVPPEFGEHRYLTTGASSSFLNPDYQLQEASEFAGRIFKRVLYYMCSDPNKYHPIVTEMFESFESASRVQVEGWVEKTALTMIKQGERKAAQSLLTYYSHTRAAEALEVGHTLNNALDGHIKLTGKWRGPKGDQINDSGEGNETVNCLVGFDPDKPRYLQGNN